A region of Musa acuminata AAA Group cultivar baxijiao unplaced genomic scaffold, Cavendish_Baxijiao_AAA HiC_scaffold_916, whole genome shotgun sequence DNA encodes the following proteins:
- the LOC135664965 gene encoding DNA-directed RNA polymerase subunit beta''-like: protein MAERADLVFHNKVINGTVMKRLISRLIDHFGMAYTSHILDQVKTLGFQQATATSISLGIDDLLTIPSKGWLVQDAEQQSFILDKHHHYGNVHAVEKLRQSIEIWYATSEYLRQEMNPNFRMTDPSNPVYLMSFSGARGNASQIHQLVGMRGLMSDPQGQMIDLPIQSNLREGLSLTEYIISCYGARKGVVDTAVRTSDAGYLTRRLVEVVQHIIVRRTDCGTIRGISVSPRNGMTEKIFVQTLIGRVLADDIYIGLRCLATRNQDIGIGLVNRFITFRAQPIYIRTPFTCRSTSWICQLCYGRSPTHGDLVELGEAVGIIAGQSIGEPGTQLTLRTFHTGGVFTGGTAEHVRAPSNGKIKFNEDLVHPTRTRHGHPAFLCSIDLYVTIESRDILHNVNIPPKSFILVQNNQYVESEQVIAEIRAGTSTFHFKEKVRKHIYSESEGEMHWSTDVHHAPEYTYGNVHLLSKTSHLWILAGGPCRSSIVSFSLHKDQDQMNVYSFSVEERYISDLSMTNGRIRHKLLDTSGKKDKKIIDYSIRPDQTMSNGHLNFIYPSIIQGNSYFLAKKRRNRFIIPLQYNQEREKELIPCFGISIEIPKQGILRRNSILAYFDDPRYRRSNSGITKYGTVEVNSIIKKEDLIEYRGPKEFSPKYQTKVDRFFFILEEVHILPGSSLIMVRNNSIIGVDTQLALNTRSRVGGLVRVERKKKNIELKIFSGDIYFPGEADKISRHSGILIPPETEKKISKESKKWKNWIYVQRITPTKKKYFVLVRPVVTYEIADGINLATLFPQDLLREKDNVQLRVVNYILHGNGKSIRGISHTSIQLVRTCLVLNWDQEQKGSPEEVHASFVEVRTNDLIRDFIRIELVKSTISYTGKRYDRASSGLISDNGLDRTNINPFFYKARIQSLTQHQGTIGTLLNRNKECQSLIILSSSNCFRIGPFNGSKYNNMTKESDPIIPIKDLLGPLGTIVPKIANFYSSYHLITYNQILLKKYLLLDNFQQTFQVLQVLKYCLIDENRRIYNPDPCM, encoded by the coding sequence atggcagaacgggccgatctggtctttcacaataaagtgataaatggaactgttatgaaacgacttattagcaggttaatagatcatttcggaatggcatatacatcacatatcttggatcaagtaaagactttgggtttccaacaagccactgctacatctatttcattaggaattgatgatcttttaacaatcccttctaagggatggttagtccaagacgctgaacaacaaagttttattttggataaacaccatcattatgggaatgtacacgcggtagaaaaattacgtcaatccattgagatatggtatgctacaagtgaatatttgagacaagaaatgaatcctaattttcggatgactgatccttctaatccagtatatctaatgtccttttcgggagctaggggaaatgcatctcagatacaccaattagtaggtatgagaggattaatgtcggatccccaaggacaaatgattgatttacccattcaaagcaatttacgtgaaggactttctttgacagaatatataatttcctgttatggagcccgcaaaggagttgtagatactgctgtacgaacatcagatgctggatacctcacacgtagacttgttgaagtagttcaacatattattgtacgtagaacagattgtggcactatccgaggtatttccgtgagtcctcgaaatgggatgacggaaaaaatttttgtccaaacactaattggtcgtgtattagcggacgatatatatatcggtctacgatgccttgccactcgaaatcaagatattgggattggacttgtcaatcgattcataacctttcgagcacaaccaatatatattcgaaccccctttacttgcaggagtacatcttggatctgccaattatgttatggtcggagtcctactcatggcgacctggtcgaattgggagaagctgtaggtattattgcgggtcaatcaattggggaaccaggaactcaactaacattaagaacttttcataccggtggagtattcacaggcggtactgccgagcatgtacgagctccttctaatggaaaaataaaattcaatgaggatttggttcatcccacacgtacccgtcatgggcatcctgcttttctatgttctatagacttgtatgtaactattgagagtcgggatattctacataatgtaaatattccaccaaaaagttttattttagttcaaaataatcaatatgtagaatcagaacaagtgattgctgagattcgtgctggaacgtccacttttcattttaaagagaaggtacgaaaacatatttattctgaatcagagggagaaatgcactggagtaccgatgtccaccatgcacctgaatatacatatggtaatgttcatctattatcaaaaacgagtcatttatggatattagcgggaggtccgtgcagatccagtatagtgtctttttcgctccacaaggatcaagatcaaatgaatgtttattctttttctgtcgaagaaagatatatctctgacctatcaatgactaatggtcgaataagacataaattgttggatacttctggtaaaaaagataagaaaattattgactattcaataagacctgatcaaacgatgtctaatggtcatttgaatttcatatatccttctattatccaagggaattcttatttcttggcgaaaaagcgaagaaatagattcatcatcccattacaatacaatcaagaacgagagaaagaactaataccctgttttggtatttcgatcgaaataccaaaacagggtattttacgtagaaatagtattcttgcttattttgatgatccacgatacagaagaagcaattcaggaattactaaatatggaaccgtagaggtcaattcaatcataaaaaaagaggatttgattgagtatcgaggaccaaaagaatttagtccgaaataccaaacgaaagtagatcggttttttttcattctcgaagaagtgcatatcttacccggatcttcgttgataatggtccggaacaatagtatcattggagtagatacacaactcgctttaaatacaagaagtcgagtaggcggattagtccgagtggagagaaaaaaaaaaaatattgaactaaaaatattttccggagatatttattttcctggagaggcagataagatatccaggcacagcggcattttgataccaccggaaacagaaaaaaaaatttctaaggaatcaaaaaaatggaaaaattggatctatgtccaacggatcacacctaccaagaaaaagtattttgttttggttcgacccgtagtcacatatgaaatagctgatggcataaatttagcaacactttttcctcaagatctcctgcgggaaaaggataatgtccaacttagagttgtcaattatatccttcatggaaatggcaagtcaattcgaggaatttctcacacaagtattcaattagttcggacttgcttagtattgaattgggatcaagagcaaaaaggttctccggaagaggttcacgcttcctttgttgaggtaagaacaaatgatctgattcgagatttcataagaattgagttagtcaagtccactatttcgtataccggaaaaagatatgatagggcaagttccggattgatttccgataatggattagatcgcacaaatatcaatccttttttttacaaggccaggattcaatcacttacccaacatcaaggtactattggtacattgttaaatcgaaataaggaatgccaatctttgataattttgtcatcatccaattgttttcgaattggcccattcaatggttcaaaatataacaatatgacaaaagaatcggatcccataatcccaattaaggatttgctgggtcccttaggcactattgtacctaaaatagcaaatttctattcatcttaccatttaataacttataatcagatcttgttaaagaaatatttgCTACTTGACAATTTTCAACAGACTTTCCAAGTACTTCAAGTACTTAAATACTGTTTAATAGATGAAAATAGGAGGATTTATAACCCCGATCCATGCATGTAA